A genomic region of Pyrus communis chromosome 14, drPyrComm1.1, whole genome shotgun sequence contains the following coding sequences:
- the LOC137714411 gene encoding uncharacterized protein: MRREDDESDEEDEAWRNAQNRAATMVCQPTAQQTHWGGFVAGPSYKPRNRMMTHANLMNNYFNLNLVYTEKDFRRRFRIRRHVFKRLLHDVQQVNPYFQQKQERAGHAGFSPHQKVTIALRMIAYGSSADPMDETHGISESSCLDTLEQFYVTIVQVYKDKYLREPNQEDLDRLIHKAEDRGFPNMIGSLDYMHWDWNNCPTRWQRGFYERLRMPTVVLEAIASYDTWIWHALFRVPRSQNDITVLGRSPLFNSLTEGKAP, translated from the coding sequence atgagacgagaagatgacgagtctgatgaagaagatgaagcatggcGCAACGCACAAAACAGAGCAGCAACCATGGTGTGTCAGCCAACTGCGCAACAAACTCATTGGGGTGGCTTTGTTGCTGGTCCttcttacaaaccacgaaacagaATGATGACGCAtgccaatctgatgaacaactacttcaacctcAACTTGGTGTACACAGAAAAGGATTTCAGACGTCGCTTCCGGATAAGGCGTCATGTCTTCAAGCGTTTACTTCATGATGTCCAGCaggtcaatccatactttcaaCAGAAGCAGGAAAGAGCAGGCCACGCTGGTTTttcacctcatcagaaggttactATTGCACTTCGAATGATAGCATATGGCTCCTCAGCTGATCCGATGGATGAAACTCATGGTATATCTGAGTCTTcatgccttgatactcttgAACAATTCTATGTCACAATTGTTCAGGTTTACAAAGACAAATACCTCcgcgagccaaatcaagaagatctggATCGGCTCATTCACAAAGCTGAAGATCGTGGATTTCCGAAtatgatagggtcattagactacatgcattgggattggaaTAATTGTCCCACCAGATGGCAAAGAGGCTTTTACGAAAGGTTGAGAATGCCAACTGTTGTGTTAGAGGCAATTGCCTCGTACGACACATGGATCTGGCATGCTTTATTTAGAGTCCCtagatcccaaaatgacattacagttcttggccgttcacccctcttcaataGCCTGACAGAAGGTAAAGCACCTtaa